In one Candidatus Rickettsiella isopodorum genomic region, the following are encoded:
- the fabF gene encoding beta-ketoacyl-ACP synthase II, whose protein sequence is MKKKRRIVVTGVGMMTPLGLNTKTTWEAILAGKSGVSTITAFDVSAFPCQISASVRAFQAENYGISAKDGRKMDLFIQYGLAAAIEAMADSKLEITEKNADRIGVAVGSGIGGLPFIEENNSKLEQGGPRKISPFFIPGAITNMLAGQISIRYGLRGPNIAVVTACTTGTHNIGLGARTILYGDADVMVVGGSEMATTPLGLGGFSACRALSNRNKDPQAASRPWDKARDGFVLGDGAGILVLEEYERAKQRNAPIYAELVGFGMSADAYHMTSPAPDGQGAMTAMLNTLHDANIDKEKVAYINAHATSTLQGDYLELRAIRRVFGDYAKKMAISSTKSMTGHLLGAAGAVEAIFTILALKEQKVPPTINLDNPGNPPELNIPDDDYIDLNFVPNVPQELKMDYALSNSFGFGGTNASLLFARL, encoded by the coding sequence GTGAAGAAAAAGCGACGTATAGTGGTAACCGGTGTTGGGATGATGACACCGTTAGGTCTTAATACCAAAACTACTTGGGAAGCAATATTGGCAGGTAAAAGTGGAGTTTCTACAATTACCGCATTTGATGTTTCCGCTTTCCCCTGTCAAATTTCTGCTAGCGTGCGAGCTTTTCAAGCTGAAAATTATGGTATTTCGGCGAAAGATGGCCGAAAAATGGATTTATTTATTCAATATGGTTTAGCGGCTGCAATAGAAGCGATGGCGGATTCAAAACTAGAAATCACTGAAAAAAATGCGGATCGTATTGGTGTAGCAGTCGGTTCTGGTATTGGTGGATTACCTTTTATTGAAGAAAACAACAGTAAATTAGAACAAGGAGGCCCGCGCAAAATATCTCCCTTTTTTATACCGGGCGCTATTACCAATATGCTAGCGGGCCAAATTTCGATTCGTTATGGATTACGTGGACCAAACATTGCCGTGGTAACTGCGTGTACTACGGGTACACACAATATTGGTTTAGGTGCCAGAACTATTCTGTATGGGGATGCGGATGTCATGGTGGTGGGTGGTTCGGAAATGGCGACGACTCCTTTAGGCTTAGGTGGATTTTCTGCTTGTCGAGCGTTATCTAATCGTAATAAAGATCCACAAGCTGCAAGTCGCCCATGGGATAAAGCTCGTGATGGCTTTGTGTTAGGTGACGGTGCAGGTATTTTAGTCTTAGAAGAATATGAACGCGCTAAACAACGCAATGCACCTATCTATGCCGAATTAGTGGGTTTTGGTATGAGTGCGGATGCTTATCATATGACCAGTCCCGCACCAGACGGGCAGGGGGCCATGACAGCGATGTTAAATACTTTGCATGACGCCAATATCGATAAAGAAAAAGTGGCTTATATCAATGCGCATGCGACTTCCACATTGCAAGGTGATTATTTAGAATTAAGAGCGATACGTCGCGTATTTGGTGATTATGCTAAAAAGATGGCGATTAGTTCGACTAAATCGATGACCGGCCATTTACTAGGCGCTGCGGGCGCAGTTGAAGCAATTTTTACTATTCTAGCACTGAAAGAACAAAAAGTGCCACCAACGATTAATTTAGATAATCCCGGGAATCCACCTGAACTCAATATTCCCGATGATGATTATATCGATTTAAATTTTGTTCCCAATGTACCACAAGAATTAAAAATGGATTATGCGCTCTCTAACTCGTTTGGATTTGGTGGAACGAATGCTTCATTGCTTTTTGCTCGATTGTAA
- the acpP gene encoding acyl carrier protein, producing the protein MSTIEERVKKVVVDQLEIKEEEATMEASFVDDLGADSLDTVELVMALEEEFDTEIPDEEAEKIRTIQQAVDYIKQHKVETESSEETEE; encoded by the coding sequence GTGAGTACAATTGAAGAGCGTGTAAAGAAGGTAGTGGTTGATCAACTTGAAATAAAAGAAGAAGAGGCCACTATGGAAGCTTCTTTTGTGGATGATTTGGGTGCTGATTCCTTAGACACCGTCGAATTAGTGATGGCATTGGAAGAAGAGTTCGATACCGAAATCCCAGATGAAGAAGCTGAAAAAATCCGTACCATTCAACAAGCAGTCGATTACATCAAACAACATAAAGTCGAAACAGAAAGCTCAGAAGAAACTGAAGAATAA
- the fabG gene encoding 3-oxoacyl-ACP reductase FabG: protein MLLKSKIALVTGASRGIGAAIAVGLAQQGALVAGTATTAAGAEKISHAFHEQGLKGKGLVLNLNDEVSIKNLMTELHAFGLPNILVNNAGITRDNLLLRMKVDEWNAVIDTNLSAVFKLTQACLKPMLKAKYGRIINIASIVGCTGNPGQANYAAAKAGLIGFTKALAQEVATRHITVNVVAPGFIETDMTRQLNENQRTSLLEKIPVKRLGAAQDIAHACVFLASDWADYVTGNTLHVNGGMYMN from the coding sequence ATGTTATTAAAGAGTAAAATAGCCTTGGTGACGGGTGCCAGCCGCGGTATTGGTGCTGCAATTGCAGTAGGGTTGGCGCAACAAGGTGCACTGGTTGCAGGGACCGCCACTACCGCTGCCGGAGCTGAAAAAATTTCCCATGCATTCCATGAGCAAGGCTTAAAAGGAAAAGGTTTAGTACTCAATTTAAACGATGAAGTGTCGATAAAAAATTTAATGACCGAATTACACGCATTTGGCTTACCTAATATATTAGTGAATAATGCGGGCATTACCCGTGATAATCTGTTACTGCGTATGAAAGTCGATGAATGGAATGCCGTGATAGATACTAATTTAAGTGCTGTTTTTAAGTTAACACAAGCGTGTTTAAAACCGATGCTGAAAGCGAAATATGGACGTATTATTAATATTGCTTCTATAGTAGGTTGTACAGGAAATCCCGGTCAAGCTAATTATGCGGCGGCAAAAGCAGGGTTAATTGGATTTACCAAAGCATTGGCTCAAGAAGTTGCAACGCGCCATATTACTGTCAATGTTGTCGCGCCAGGATTTATAGAAACGGATATGACTCGTCAATTAAATGAAAATCAACGCACCTCATTGCTGGAAAAAATTCCAGTCAAACGATTAGGCGCAGCTCAGGATATCGCTCATGCGTGTGTATTTTTAGCTTCTGATTGGGCCGATTATGTGACTGGAAACACTTTACATGTTAATGGTGGAATGTATATGAATTGA
- the fabD gene encoding ACP S-malonyltransferase, whose product MNKKVAFIFPGQGSQTLGMLAEFAKEYPLIQETFALASQVLKFDLWELCQKGPEAALDQTENTQPALLVASVALWRVWQQQRGVKPTFMAGHSLGEYSALVCAGALDFLIAVRLVAERGRLMQAAIPPGAGAMAAIVGLDNGKLQVLCDSLAEGQVLAPANYNSIGQTVVAGDAAAIDRLLEQAKQAGAKLAKRIPVSVPSHCALMKPAAEHLAETLQTIHISVPHIPVVNNVDASIEHDPILIKKALIKQLYNPVRWVEIIQSLEKHGIEEFIECGPGKVLAGLNKRMTSIPTLSIQDPEILQEALIG is encoded by the coding sequence ATGAATAAAAAAGTTGCATTTATTTTTCCAGGCCAAGGTTCGCAAACATTAGGAATGTTAGCTGAGTTTGCGAAAGAGTACCCTTTAATTCAAGAAACATTTGCGCTGGCTTCACAAGTCCTAAAGTTTGACTTGTGGGAGTTGTGCCAGAAGGGTCCGGAAGCGGCACTTGATCAAACGGAAAACACACAGCCCGCTTTATTGGTAGCCAGTGTGGCTTTATGGCGGGTTTGGCAGCAACAGCGAGGCGTAAAACCGACGTTTATGGCGGGCCATAGTTTAGGTGAATATTCAGCCTTAGTGTGTGCCGGGGCGTTGGATTTTTTGATCGCTGTACGTCTGGTAGCCGAACGTGGGCGTTTAATGCAAGCAGCAATCCCACCGGGTGCGGGTGCGATGGCAGCTATTGTCGGTTTAGATAATGGTAAATTGCAGGTTTTATGCGACTCATTAGCTGAAGGTCAAGTCTTAGCGCCGGCTAATTATAATTCCATCGGTCAAACGGTGGTAGCAGGGGATGCGGCTGCGATCGATCGATTGTTGGAACAGGCTAAACAAGCCGGTGCTAAACTAGCGAAACGTATTCCAGTCAGCGTCCCTTCGCATTGTGCTTTAATGAAACCCGCGGCTGAACATTTGGCTGAAACGTTGCAAACCATTCATATTTCTGTTCCCCATATCCCTGTCGTCAATAATGTTGATGCAAGTATTGAACACGATCCGATACTGATAAAAAAAGCCTTAATCAAACAATTATATAATCCTGTGCGTTGGGTAGAAATAATACAATCGCTTGAAAAACACGGGATCGAAGAATTTATTGAATGTGGTCCAGGTAAAGTGTTAGCGGGTTTGAATAAACGTATGACATCGATACCGACACTCTCGATACAAGATCCGGAAATACTACAAGAAGCCTTAATTGGTTAA